In Papaver somniferum cultivar HN1 chromosome 1, ASM357369v1, whole genome shotgun sequence, a genomic segment contains:
- the LOC113332107 gene encoding origin of replication complex subunit 2-like, protein MDINDLDDDEEFGFSRNYFLAKEMRGSGKKKSAQKLSDIDVVDEQELRVAVSNIETKHEKEINTLLISYKSLYPKWVFELRCGFGLLMYGFGSKKALLEDFASTELTDCGVIVINGYLQSVNVKNVVSTLAEILWEQLKTRRRSSAGSTSKVQQPFSSQSMEDLLAFLDGSNAKENDCFVCVVIHNIDGPGLRDSETQQYLARLASCSNVRVVASIDHVNTALLWDKKMVHTQFNWCWYHVPTFAPYKVEGVFFPLILACSGTAQNAKTAAIVLQSLTPNAQSVFKVLAQHQLAHSDEEGMPINNLYATCRERFLVSSQMTLNSHLTEFKDHELIKTRRHSDGQDCVYIPLTSEAITKLLEEIG, encoded by the exons ATGGATATCAACGATCTAGACGACGATGAGGAGTTTGGATTCTCCAGGAATTACTTCCTAGCTAAAGAAATGCGCGGATCTGGGAAGAAAAAATCTGCCCAGAAATTATCTGAcattgatgttgttgatgagCAG GAACTGAGAGTTGCAGTTTCTAATATTGAGACTAAACATGAGAAAGAGATTAATACTTTGCTAATTAGTTACAAAAGCTTATACCCAAAATGGGTTTTTGAATTGAG GTGTGGCTTTGGTCTTTTGATGTATGGGTTCGGCTCTAAGAAGGCTTTGCTTGAAGATTTTGCTTCTACAGAGTTGACAGATTGTGGTGTAATCGTTATCAATGGCTATCTTCAGTCAGTCAATGTTAAAAAT GTTGTGTCCACCCTAGCTGAAATTCTGTGGGAACAGCTAAAGACCAGACGTAGGTCTTCTGCGGGTAGCACATCTAAAGTTCAACAACCTTTCAGTTCGCAATCCATGGAAGATCTTCTTGCATTTTTAGACGGTTCCAACGCAAAGGAAAATGACTGCTTTGTCTGTGTTGTTATACACAATATTGATGGACCTGGGTTGCGAGACAGTGAAACACAACAGTATCTTGCACGACTTGCAAGCTGTTCCAATGTTCGTGTGGTTGCATCGATAGATCATGTCAATACAGCACTGT TATGGGACAAGAAAATGGTCCACACACAGTTCAATTGGTGCTGGTATCATGTCCCGACCTTTGCACCATACAAAGTTGAAGGGGTGTTTTTCCCCTTGATTCTTGCCTGTAGTGGGACAGCCCAAAATGCTAAAACCGCTGCAATTGTACTTCAGAGTTTGACACCAAATGCGCAGAGTGTGTTCAAGGTTCTTGCTCAACATCAACTGGCCCACTCCGATGAAGAAG GAATGCCAATAAACAACTTGTATGCAACCTGCCGTGAACGTTTTCTAGTTAGCAGCCAAATGACGCTGAATTCCCACTTGACGGAGTTTAAAGATCATGAATTGATTAAGACTAGAAGACACTCCGATGGGCAGGATTGTGTTTACATTCCTCTTACATCTGAAGCAATTACAAAGCTGTTAGAGGAGATTGGCTGA